The following coding sequences lie in one Rutidosis leptorrhynchoides isolate AG116_Rl617_1_P2 chromosome 4, CSIRO_AGI_Rlap_v1, whole genome shotgun sequence genomic window:
- the LOC139841160 gene encoding uncharacterized protein produces MPDTEFDILVEELSVHNQKNSSVGLIIQGFEFQPSNMMQHDIIDMDNDDEEYWEKKLPDECQHFIKLSDEPLKYTTKKELYLLLCEGFLGHHGETRLWFFIRKSARGMCSMLPANDILEQNYSDITLNTHAISGSRFHEVLKVTRTPQLNFKCSLEPLMFASHNIYACYFVFKFQHNQTLPGKSRILKSRCIIDGIDQGVISVDMNLYPFNIPTIKQKNDDGSDRSSNTLNTPTCDIVEIQEDYIYDESSMIIERKDGWMEFMLCKPLHLLQDHKSLRVELFEKTDETFSGMVIEGIEFRPFSYGG; encoded by the exons ATGCCTGATACTGAGTTTGACATTCTAGTTGAAGAATTGTCAGTCCATAATCAAAAGAACTCTTCAGTTGGTCTCATAATTCAAGGATTTGAATTTCAGCCTTCAAATATG ATGCAGCATGATATCATAGATATGGATAATGATGACGAGGAATACTGGGAGAAAAAGTTGCCAGATGAATGTCAACATTTTATTAAGTTATCTGACGAGCCTTTGAAATACACCACAAAAAAGGAGCTCTACCTCCTCCTTTGTGAGGGTTTCCTTGGTCATCACGGCGAAACTCGATTG TGGTTTTTCATCCGCAAATCAGCCCGGGGGATGTGTTCCATGCTACCAGCTAACGATATCCTCGAACAGAATTACTCGGATATAACTTTAAATACACACGCCATATCTGGATCCAG GTTCCATGAGGTACTAAAAGTAACACGCACTCCACAACTTAATTTCAAGTGTAGCCTTGAGCCACTCATGTTTGCATCTCACAATATCTATGCATgctatttcgtatttaaattccaACACAACCAAACTCTGCCAGGCAAAAGTAGAATCTTAAAGTCACGTTGCATTATAGATGGCATTGATCAAGGTGTAATTTCAGTAGATATGAATTTGTATCCATTCAATATACCAACAATTAAGCAAAAAAATGACGATGGATCAGACAGGTCGTCAAATACGCTAAATACACCGACATGTGATATTGTTGAGATTCAAGAAGATTACATATATGATGAATCTAGTATGATTATTGAAAGAAAGGACGGTTGGATGGAGTTTATGTTGTGCAAACCGTTACATCTGTTACAAGATCACAAGTCACTCCGTGTAGAATTATTCGAAAAAACAGATGAAACTTTCAGCGGAATGGTTATAGAAGGCATTGAGTTTAGACCATTTTCTTATGGTGGCTGA